ATTATAAGCTTTGTATGAATAGAAAGTTCCTTTAAACCAAAATCACAACTTGGCCATTTTTAAGCTTTTTCGTACGTAGTAACACGTATTATTTGAAATGTGCTGTGCAGTTTAACTGAATTACAACACTTTAATCTAATTTATGAATCATCCTATTCGACTTTTCTTTAACTTTAGGTTTGTAAATACTAACTATAAACAAATTAATATTATGAGAAAATTTACTTTATTGACATTTTTATGTCTCTTGTTGTCCATTCCCATTGCGGTCGGACAAACTTTAAGCACTACTGCGACGCCAACCGATCGTAGTGCCTCCAAAACGGTAAGCAGTGCTTCCAAAAAGGGTAGCAAAGTCACAAAAACTTTTATTACCCCTGTAATTGGGGAAATTAACGGAACCAGAATGGCACCGTTTAGTATTGATGGACCATGGTGTGATCCCTGTACTACACCGGGATCCGGGTCTGCGTTGGCCTGTAGTGCAGGTCCGAATAGCATTATTCAAGGTATAGACGTGTCTGGTGTGACCGGCATGGTGAACGTGCTCTCTATTGAATATGTTCAGGATACACAGAGTACAGGACCGGGAAATGTTACTGTAAACCTATTCTGTGGACCTCCGGGTGCTAATCCTCCACCATACTCCGGAAGTGCAGCGCCTTTTCATTCTGAAACATTTCCTGTGAACGCAGCAAATGATGGAAGTTGCGTAAGTTTAGCCTTTACTACACCCCCTACTATTGATGCTTCATGTGCTACCATGTGGGTTGAAATACTTGTAGCCACTGGAAGAATAGTACACACTCCGGCTTCTTGTGATGGGAATCCGGCCACCGGTACACATACGTGGATAGACGCTCCGAATTGTGGAATTACGCCACCAACACGATTTGATGTTGTTGGTTTTCCGGGCTTAGATGCCGGTTATAGTGCTACTTTCGAAAGTGCAGCTCCTTCTCCTATCACCGAATGTGGTAATGCACCCGAGCCAATTCCTGCTGGTGCACCGGGTAGTTCTTCCGGACTTATGACTCCATCTGTTGCTGTTGTGGCAGACGCTGGTGTTATTGGATCCAACCCTGGAGAATATACATTAGACAATGTTACCCTTAATATAAATCATACATGGGCAGATGATCTTGAGATCGTTCTTGTTTCTCCTGCCGGAACTCGAGTAGCTTTAACTACCGATAATGGAAGTCTTTCGGGACTCGATACAGCTGCAGATCTTGTCTTTAGAGATAACTCTGCAAACAATGTGACTGGCTGGGATGGTGGCGCTCCTTTGGCAAATTACCGTGCTGAGGGTGGTGGAAATACCTTCCCTGTTGCTGCCGGAGACGGCCCCGGTGTCAATCTAAATACTGTATTTGCAGGTCAATCTATTACCGGAAATTGGACAATAGAAATTAATGATGATGCAGGAGGTGATTTTGGACAATTAAACAGTTACTGTATCACTTTTAATCCAAACTTAGGTGATCCACCTGTGATTGTTTGTCCCGGTGATATTTCAGTTGATACAGACCCCGGTCAGTGTAATGCAGTAGTTAACTTCTCTGATGCTATTGCTTTGGATCCGGAAGACGGACCCATTCCAACAACACAAACATCGGGATTACCTAGTGGAAGTATGTTCCCAACAGGAGTTTCCACCGTTGAGTTCTCTGCCACCGATAGTGATGGCAATACCTCTACTTGTTCGTTTACCATTACAGTAACCGATATGGAGGCTCCCGTAGCCGTTTGTCAGGATATCACAGTTGAAGTTGATCCTGTAACAGGTACAGTAACAATTGCACCCGGTGATATTGATAACGGTTCTACAGACAACTGCGGCATTGTTACCTATAGCTTGGATGTAGATACATTTGATTGTAGTGATACAGGTGCAAACACTGTAAACCTTACAGTTACCGATGCTGAAGGAAATTCTTCTTCATGTTCTGCAACCGTTACGGTTGAAGATAACACAGCTCCTGTGATTGTTTGTATTGGAGAGCAGGTAGTTGGACCAAATACTGTGAGTGATTCTCCGGGAACAGCTATTCTTGATAATACAACCGTTTCTACGTCTATTGTTGTTGGCGATAGCTTTACTATCACCGACCTTAATGTCGCTTTGGATATTTCCCACACATGGGTTGGCGATCTTCAAATTACCTTGGAGTCACCTGCAGGAACACAAGTCTTGATTTTTGATGGAGGTAGTGATGGATGTTCAGGTGATAATATTATAGACACTTATGATGATGAGTCTTCAAATCCATTGGTTTGTAATGGTGGTAGTCCGGATGCATTCCCATTGGCTGATTATATTCCATCGAATGCGCTATCTGCTTTCGACGGTGAAGATACTGCAGGTACTTGGATCTTGAGTGTTGAGGACACCGCTGGTGGAGATACGGGAACGATTAATAGTTGGAGTTTAATCTATGATTTCGATCCAATTGTGTCTCCGCCATACGAGGCTGTTTTAGATGCCAATGGTATGGTTACCGTAAACATGGCCGATTTAATTCTTACAGTTGATGAAGCTTGTGGTTATACAGTAACTACCGTAGGTGTTCCACCTGCGAGTGGTTCCTTAGCTACACTATACGATGCCAACAACGGAGGTTCTTTTGGAGGTGCTGTTTACTTTGATGTAACAGTTGGACCGGAAGATATCAACGTTACTGATATTGACCTAAACACTGCAGAATTTGGTGCTTTTAGCGTACAAGTATATACCTTGGTAGGTACCTACGTTGGAAATACAGGTAATCCGGGTGCTTGGACGCTTTCAGCTACAGGTACTGGAACTGCCAACGGACTCAATGTTGCATCTAGTGCAAACCTTGATACTCCTATTGTAATGGCTTCCGGTACCACCTATGGTATGGCATTGGTGATGGACGCTTCACACGGACATGACTATTCAGGAACAGGATCAGATCCTTCTCCCGGTCAAACCAGTTATTCTAATGCAGACCTTGCGCTTTCGTTAGGATCGGCTTCGAATGCTCCATTTGACGGCTCACCGTTTACACCACGTATTTTCAATGGTGAGATTCACTATTCTGTTGGAGAGGCTGCAAGTACTACTATCGACTTCGATTGTTCACACCTAGGTGAGAATATGGTTGAAGTAATGGTAACCGATGACAGTGGTAACACTGCCTTCTGTACTGCAACTGTAAATGTAACCGATGTAACTTCACCAATTTTAGTATGTTGGGATGTCACTATCGAATTAGGTCCTGATGGAACTGCTGAGGTAGATCCTGCCGACTTGTTGGCTGTTACCGAAGGCGTATATGACATCATGGTAATAGGAAGTGATAACTCTTCGGGTACCGAAGGCTTTACCGACTTTACCGTTCCTGTTTCAGAGGCAGCAAATATTACCTTTGATTGGGATTACACCTTGAACGATGCTCCCGGCTTTGATAGCTTCGGATACTTGTTAAATGGTGTGTATACCATGCTTACCGATCCGGGATTAGGTAACCAGAGTGGTTCTGCTGCAGTAGCAGTGGCTCCTGGAGATGTATTTGGATTCCGTTCACAGACCGATGATAATATCTTCGGAAACAATGAAACGGTAATTTCTAACTTCGTTCCAGGATTTACAGGACAGTTTGATCCTGCTAACTGGACACTTACCCTTACCAATTCAGACGGAGATGCCTTCTTTGTGGAAGTAATTCCACCGGGACCACTCTCTTATGATGCTTGTGGTATTACTGTCTTGGCCGTAGATGTAACCGAGGTTACTTGTGCCGATATAGGAACACCGGTTACAGCGACTGTATTTGCAAGTGATGCCAGTGGTAACATTGCTTCTTGTCAATCGATCATTACAGTAGTAGATCTGTTGGCACCGGAATTAGTATGTCCTGCAGACCAAACTGTAGATCCGGGAGCAGGTAACTTGTTCTATGAAGTACCGGATTACTTTGGAACGGGAGAAGCTTCGGCTACCGACAACTGTACCGATCCTGTGGTGATTTTATCACAAAGTCCTCCGGCAGGTACCTTGTTACCCGACGGAGTATATCCTGTGACTATCACGGCAGAGGATGAGTATGGAAATGAATCTACTTGTGTCTTTACTTTGACTGTAGAAACCATACTTGGAGTTGACGATAACAACTTAGATGTTGCTATTGTTATGTATCCAAACCCTGCACAGAGTCAAGTGACTATTGCAAATAACTCTACGATCGCTCTTGACAAAGCTGCGATTTACGATATCAATGGAAAATTAGTAATGACTATCGACTTGCAAACCATGCAAGGAGAGAAGGTTATTGATATTTCAAGATTGGCATCGGGAGTATATATGGTTCAAATATCAAGTGATCAGGCTAGTGTTGTAAAACGACTCATAAAAGAGTAAGCCTTTACAGATAGTTAACCAACCAAAACCAAAACCCCCTTCACATTCGTGAAGGGGGTTTTTAATTATAATAAAATACTTCCGGTAGCAGCGGTAAATTAGAAAAATTTTAAAGACGATATAATTGAGTACAAATACATTGAAAAATAATTTTAAGAAAATAAATATTGTAGTATCTTCACATAGTTTTAACAAATCAGATTAATTTAAATTATCAATTTATGAGAAAAATTACGTTATTTTTTATTATGATGATGACGTGCGGTTTAGCGTTTGCACAACCCGCATCGTTCATTGATCTTGGAGTCATTGGTCCTTCGGGTACTTATGTCTTTAATACCGATAACTCCTTCAATACCGCACCCTCAGCAGGTAATACTGACACTGAGTTGGGTCTTTGGGATGCTGCTGGAACACTTCTGGCTGCCGACGATGATGGTTCGGCGTTGAACTTGTGGAGCGAAATCTCAATCGCTCTCGCCGATGGTGAATACTACCTTGGTATCACAGAGTTTAATGCGGTTTTTGTAGCCAACTTTATGAACACAGGTACTGCTTTTGAGCCAGGCGACGTGGCTGATCTTACACTTAACATCGATACCGTTTTTGCGGGCGTCCATGTTGGAGCAAGTGATGCACTCGCACAAGAGACAGCATTCTTTAAGGTTACTGTCTCCAGCGTAGCACCACCGCCACCACCAATCACCGAATGTGGTAATGCACCCGAGCCAATTCCTGCTGGTGCACCGGGTAGTTCTTCCGGACTTATGACTCCATCTGTTGCTGTTGTGGCAGACGCTGGTGTTATTGGATCCAACCCTGGAGAATATACATTAGACAATGTTACCCTTAATATAAATCATACATGGGCAGATGATCTTGAGATCGTTCTTGTTTCTCCTGCCGGAACTCGAGTAGCTTTAACTACCGATAATGGAAGTCTTTCGGGACTCGATACAGCTGCAGATCTTGTCTTTAGAGATAACTCTGCAAACAATGTGACTGGCTGGGATGGTGGCGCTCCTTTGGCAAATTACCGTGCTGAGGGTGGTGGAAATACCTTCCCTGTTGCTGCCGGAGACGGCCCCGGTGTCAATCTAAATACTGTATTTGCAGGTCAATCTATTACCGGAAATTGGACAATAGAAATTAATGATGATGCAGGAGGTGATTTTGGACAATTAAACAGTTACTGTATCACTTTTAATCCAAACTTAGGTGATCCACCTGTGATTGTTTGTCCCGGTGATATTTCAGTTGATACAGACCCCGGTCAGTGTAATGCAGTAGTTAACTTCTCTGATGCTATTGCTTTGGATCCGGAAGACGGACCCATTCCAACAACACAAACATCGGGATTACCTAGTGGAAGTATGTTCCCAACAGGAGTTTCCACCGTTGAGTTCTCTGCCACCGATAGTGATGGCAATACCTCTACTTGTTCGTTTACCATTACAGTAACCGATATGGAGGCTCCCGTAGCCGTTTGTCAGGATATCACAGTTGAAGTTGATCCTGTAACAGGTACAGTAACAATTGCACCCGGTGATATTGATAACGGTTCTACAGACAACTGCGGCATTGTTACCTATAGCTTGGATGTAGATACATTTGATTGTAGTGATACAGGTGCAAACACTGTAAACCTTACAGTTACCGATGCTGAAGGAAATTCTTCTTCATGTTCTGCAACCGTTACGGTTGAAGATAACACAGCTCCTGTGATTGTTTGTATTGGAGAGCAGGTAGTTGGACCAAATACTGTGAGTGATTCTCCGGGAACAGCTATTCTTGATAATACAACCGTTTCTACGTCTATTGTTGTTGGCGATAGCTTTACTATCACCGACCTTAATGTCGCTTTGGATATTTCCCACACATGGGTTGGCGATCTTCAAATTACCTTGGAGTCACCTGCAGGAACACAAGTCTTGATTTTTGATGGAGGTAGTGATGGATGTTCAGGTGATAATATTATAGACACTTATGATGATGAGTCTTCAAATCCATTGGTTTGTAATGGTGGTAGTCCGGATGCATTCCCATTAGCTGATTATATTCCATCGAATGCGCTATCTGCTTTCGACGGTGAAGATACTGCAGGTACTTGGATCTTGAGTGTTGAGGACACCGCTGGTGGAGATACGGGAACGATTAATAGTTGGAGTTTAATCTATGATTTCGATCCAATTGTGTCTCCGCCATACGAGGCTGTTTTAGATGCTAACGGTAACGTTACCGTAAACATGGCCGATTTAATTCTTACAGTTGATGAAGCTTGTGGTTATACAGTAACTACCGTAGGAGTACCGCCTATGAACGGATCGTTGGCTTCTTTATTTGCTACGAATAATAATGGTTCCCCAGGGGGTGCTATTTATTTCGACGTGACAGTTGGTCCGGAAGATCTCAATCTTGAAGAGATTGATATAAACACCGCCGACCCAGGTGCTGTTACGATGGATATTTATGCCTTTGTTGGTACTTATGTTGGAAATGAAGGAAATCCAGCGCCTTGGGGCGCTCCTGTTGCTACAGCTTCAGGAACTGGTGCAGGTGTAAATAATCCTACTAATATGGTTCTAGCTGCTCCTGTTGTATTAAATGCGAATACAACATATGCTATGGCTTTAGCACTTGACGGAACTCACGGACATTATTATACAAATGGTGATGGTACAAACCAAAACTTCTCTAATGCAGACATGTCTCTTGCGTTAGGATCGGCTTCGAATGTTCCGTTTACTACACCTATATTTAACCCTCGTGTCTTTAACGGTGAGCTTCACTATTCTGTTGGAGAGGCTGCAAGTACTACTATCGACTTCGATTGTTCACACCTAGGTGAGAATATGGTTGAAGTAATGGTAACCGATGACAGTGGTAACACTGCCTTCTGTACTGCAACTGTAAATGTAACCGATGTAACTTCACCAATTTTAGTATGTTGGGATGTCACTATCGAATTAGGTCCTGATGGAACTGCTGAGGTAGATCCTGCCGACTTGTTGGCTGAAACTGAAGGATTGTATGGAGTTATGGTAATAGGAAGTGATAATCAATCGGGTATCGAAGGATTCACAGACTTTACCGTTCCAATTACCGAGGCAGCTAATGTATCTTTTGATTGGGATTACACTTCTAACGACCCAGATCCTGGCTTTGACGGCTTCGGATACTTGTTGAATGGTGTGTATACCCAACTTACCGATCCGGGACAAGGAAATCAGAGTGGTACAGGTGCCGTAGCAGTAGCTCCGGGAGATGTATTTGGATTCCGTTCACAGACCGATGATAATATCTTCGGAAACACTGAAACGGTAATTTCTAACTTCCTTCCGGGATTTGAAGGACAGTTTGCGCAAGCCAACTGGATACTTACCCTTACCAATTCAGATGGAGATGCTTTCTTTGTGGAGTTAATTCCACCGGGACCACTCTCTTATGATGCTTGTGGTATTACGGTATTGGCAGTAGATGTAACCGAGGTTACTTGTGCCGATATAGGAACTCCTGTTACAGCGACTGTATTTGCAAGTGATGCCAGTGGTAACATTGCCTCTTGTCAATCGATCATTACAGTAGTAGATCTGTTAGCACCGGAATTAGTATGTCCTGCAGACCAAACGGTAGATCCGGGAGCAGGTAACTTGTTCTATGAAGTACCGGATTACTTTGGAACGGGAGAAGCTTCGGCTACCGACAACTGTACCGATCCTGTGGTGATTTTATCACAAAGTCCTCCGGCAGGTACCTTGTTACCCGACGGAGTATATCCTGT
This genomic stretch from Ulvibacter sp. MAR_2010_11 harbors:
- a CDS encoding proprotein convertase P-domain-containing protein — encoded protein: MRKFTLLTFLCLLLSIPIAVGQTLSTTATPTDRSASKTVSSASKKGSKVTKTFITPVIGEINGTRMAPFSIDGPWCDPCTTPGSGSALACSAGPNSIIQGIDVSGVTGMVNVLSIEYVQDTQSTGPGNVTVNLFCGPPGANPPPYSGSAAPFHSETFPVNAANDGSCVSLAFTTPPTIDASCATMWVEILVATGRIVHTPASCDGNPATGTHTWIDAPNCGITPPTRFDVVGFPGLDAGYSATFESAAPSPITECGNAPEPIPAGAPGSSSGLMTPSVAVVADAGVIGSNPGEYTLDNVTLNINHTWADDLEIVLVSPAGTRVALTTDNGSLSGLDTAADLVFRDNSANNVTGWDGGAPLANYRAEGGGNTFPVAAGDGPGVNLNTVFAGQSITGNWTIEINDDAGGDFGQLNSYCITFNPNLGDPPVIVCPGDISVDTDPGQCNAVVNFSDAIALDPEDGPIPTTQTSGLPSGSMFPTGVSTVEFSATDSDGNTSTCSFTITVTDMEAPVAVCQDITVEVDPVTGTVTIAPGDIDNGSTDNCGIVTYSLDVDTFDCSDTGANTVNLTVTDAEGNSSSCSATVTVEDNTAPVIVCIGEQVVGPNTVSDSPGTAILDNTTVSTSIVVGDSFTITDLNVALDISHTWVGDLQITLESPAGTQVLIFDGGSDGCSGDNIIDTYDDESSNPLVCNGGSPDAFPLADYIPSNALSAFDGEDTAGTWILSVEDTAGGDTGTINSWSLIYDFDPIVSPPYEAVLDANGMVTVNMADLILTVDEACGYTVTTVGVPPASGSLATLYDANNGGSFGGAVYFDVTVGPEDINVTDIDLNTAEFGAFSVQVYTLVGTYVGNTGNPGAWTLSATGTGTANGLNVASSANLDTPIVMASGTTYGMALVMDASHGHDYSGTGSDPSPGQTSYSNADLALSLGSASNAPFDGSPFTPRIFNGEIHYSVGEAASTTIDFDCSHLGENMVEVMVTDDSGNTAFCTATVNVTDVTSPILVCWDVTIELGPDGTAEVDPADLLAVTEGVYDIMVIGSDNSSGTEGFTDFTVPVSEAANITFDWDYTLNDAPGFDSFGYLLNGVYTMLTDPGLGNQSGSAAVAVAPGDVFGFRSQTDDNIFGNNETVISNFVPGFTGQFDPANWTLTLTNSDGDAFFVEVIPPGPLSYDACGITVLAVDVTEVTCADIGTPVTATVFASDASGNIASCQSIITVVDLLAPELVCPADQTVDPGAGNLFYEVPDYFGTGEASATDNCTDPVVILSQSPPAGTLLPDGVYPVTITAEDEYGNESTCVFTLTVETILGVDDNNLDVAIVMYPNPAQSQVTIANNSTIALDKAAIYDINGKLVMTIDLQTMQGEKVIDISRLASGVYMVQISSDQASVVKRLIKE
- a CDS encoding proprotein convertase P-domain-containing protein, whose protein sequence is MRKITLFFIMMMTCGLAFAQPASFIDLGVIGPSGTYVFNTDNSFNTAPSAGNTDTELGLWDAAGTLLAADDDGSALNLWSEISIALADGEYYLGITEFNAVFVANFMNTGTAFEPGDVADLTLNIDTVFAGVHVGASDALAQETAFFKVTVSSVAPPPPPITECGNAPEPIPAGAPGSSSGLMTPSVAVVADAGVIGSNPGEYTLDNVTLNINHTWADDLEIVLVSPAGTRVALTTDNGSLSGLDTAADLVFRDNSANNVTGWDGGAPLANYRAEGGGNTFPVAAGDGPGVNLNTVFAGQSITGNWTIEINDDAGGDFGQLNSYCITFNPNLGDPPVIVCPGDISVDTDPGQCNAVVNFSDAIALDPEDGPIPTTQTSGLPSGSMFPTGVSTVEFSATDSDGNTSTCSFTITVTDMEAPVAVCQDITVEVDPVTGTVTIAPGDIDNGSTDNCGIVTYSLDVDTFDCSDTGANTVNLTVTDAEGNSSSCSATVTVEDNTAPVIVCIGEQVVGPNTVSDSPGTAILDNTTVSTSIVVGDSFTITDLNVALDISHTWVGDLQITLESPAGTQVLIFDGGSDGCSGDNIIDTYDDESSNPLVCNGGSPDAFPLADYIPSNALSAFDGEDTAGTWILSVEDTAGGDTGTINSWSLIYDFDPIVSPPYEAVLDANGNVTVNMADLILTVDEACGYTVTTVGVPPMNGSLASLFATNNNGSPGGAIYFDVTVGPEDLNLEEIDINTADPGAVTMDIYAFVGTYVGNEGNPAPWGAPVATASGTGAGVNNPTNMVLAAPVVLNANTTYAMALALDGTHGHYYTNGDGTNQNFSNADMSLALGSASNVPFTTPIFNPRVFNGELHYSVGEAASTTIDFDCSHLGENMVEVMVTDDSGNTAFCTATVNVTDVTSPILVCWDVTIELGPDGTAEVDPADLLAETEGLYGVMVIGSDNQSGIEGFTDFTVPITEAANVSFDWDYTSNDPDPGFDGFGYLLNGVYTQLTDPGQGNQSGTGAVAVAPGDVFGFRSQTDDNIFGNTETVISNFLPGFEGQFAQANWILTLTNSDGDAFFVELIPPGPLSYDACGITVLAVDVTEVTCADIGTPVTATVFASDASGNIASCQSIITVVDLLAPELVCPADQTVDPGAGNLFYEVPDYFGTGEASATDNCTDPVVILSQSPPAGTLLPDGVYPVTITAEDEYGNESTCVFTLTVETILGVDDNNLDVAIVMYPNPAQSQVTIANNSTIALDKAAIYDINGKLVMTIDLQTMQGEKVIDISRLASGVYMVQISSDQASVVKRLIKE